The region TTTGACGCAGGGGAAGTCGGCGTGGTGAATAAAACGCTGGGGCTGTTTGCCACAATCGTCGGCGCGCTGTACGGCGGCGTATTAATGCAGCGCCTGACGCTGTTCCGCGCTCTGCTGATCTTCGGCATCCTTCAGGGCGCATCGAATGCCGGTTACTGGCTGCTGTCGATTACCGACAAGCACATGATCAGCATGGCGACGGCGGTATTCTTTGAAAACCTGTGTGGCGGTATGGGCACCGCAGCATTTGTTGCCCTGCTGATGACGCTGTGCAATAAGTCATTTTCCGCCACCCAGTTTGCGCTGCTCTCTGCTCTTTCCGCCGTCGGGCGCGTATACGTTGGCCCTGTCGCAGGCTGGTTTGTTGAGGCCCACGGCTGGCCGACATTTTATCTCTTCTCGGTGGTTGCGGCCGTGCCGGGGATTTTATTGCTGCTGGTCTGTCGCCAGACGCTGGAATATACCCAGCGAACGGAACACTTCATGCCGCGCACGGAATATCAGGCCGCCTATCGGTTTTCCCTGCGCCTGCTGATGGCAGGGTGTCTTGCTCTGGTAGTGTGGCTCGCGGTACTCATCATGAATGCGACCACCACCTTGTCGCTTCCTTTTGAAACGCTGCTGCTTGATGCAGGCGTGTTTCTCGCCGTGGTCGGGATCCTGACCGGTGGGATGCTGGATTTCATGTCATTGCGAAAAACGCAGATGACATGAAGTAAAAAACGAAAGGTTATTTCCCGTTGTAATAACGACCCGAAATTATAACGGCGAAATAACCGCCATCGGCAAAAAAAAATATTTGTTGTTTTGTGCGGCATAGCATTCGGAAATTATTGGAGCTTATTTCGCTACGCTATTTTTCATTAAACGATTCAGCATTCGAAAGATTGAATTTTCGTTTTTTAGTTGTCTTTTTATTGATAATTAATTGTTAATTATTTGTGTATTTTCTGCAATGGTTATACCAATTGTCCCTTTTGCGGTATGCTGGGGCACCCTTTCGTTATAACGCCCACTCCGTGCGGCTTCCGTCTGGAAACGCGACATAATTTGCAACACTTGTGACATGTGCGGCAGAACCCGGTAACACCTTCCTGACACAGGGCTAATGATGTTTACAGTAATGTAACCTTCCCGTAAAATGCCCCCACACTTTAAACGCCACCAGACTCCCGTGGAATTGAGGTCGTTAAATGAGACTCAGGAAATACAATAAAAGTTTGGGATGGTTGTCATTATTCGCAGGCACTGTATTACTCAGTGGCTGCGATTCTGCACTACTAGACCCCAAAGGACAGATTGGACTGGAACAACGTTCATTGATACTGACGGCTTTTGGCCTGATGTTGATTGTGGTTATTCCTGCCATCTTGATGGCTGTTGGTTTCGCCTGGAAGTATCGTGCGAGCAATAAAGATGCGAAGTATAGCCCTAACTGGTCACACTCCAATAAAGTGGAAGCTGTGGTCTGGACGGTACCTATTCTGATCATCCTGTTCCTTGCCGTACTGACCTGGAAAACCACTCACGCACTTGAGCCAAGCAAACCGCTGGTTCACGATGAAAAACCGATTACCATTGAAGTGGTCTCCATGGACTGGAAATGGTTCTTCATCTATCCAGAACAGGGCATTGCTACCGTGAATGAAATCGCCTTCCCGGCGAACACTCCGGTTCAGTTCAAAGTGACCTCCAACTCCGTAATGAACTCCTTCTTCATCCCACGTCTGGGCAGCCAGATTTACGCGATGGCCGGTATGCAGACTAACCTGCACCTGATCGCGAATGAAGCAGGCACCTACGACGGTATCTCCGCCAGCTATAGTGGCCCGGGCTTCTCGGGTATGAAGTTCAAAGCTATCGCTACGCCAGACCGCGCGACTTTCGACCAGTGGGTTGCAAAAGCGAAGCAGTCTCCAAACACCATGTCTGACATGGCGGCGTTCGAAAAAGTGGCTGCACCTAGCGAATATAACAAGGTGGAGTACTTCTCTAACGTGAAACCGAATCTGTTCAAAGATGTTATTGGCAAATTTATGGATCACGGCATGAGCATGGACATGACCCAGCCTGAAGGCGAGCACAACACGCACCAGGGTATGGAAGGCATGGACATGAGCCACGCGGAAACCGCTCACTAAGGGGCCGAGGAAGAAAATGTTCGGAAAATTGACATTGGATGCGGTGCCGTACCATGAACCCATTATCATGGTTACGATTGCTGCAATTATCATTGGTGGCGCGGCCTTAGTTGGCCTCATCACTTACTTCGGTAAGTGGAGCTACCTGTGGAACGAGTGGCTGACTTCGGTTGACCACAAAAAACTCGGCATCATGTACTGCATCGTCGGTATCGTCATGTTAATTCGTGGCTTTGCGGATGCGATCATGATGCGTAGCCAGCAGGCGCTCGCTTCTGCGGGTGAAGCAGGCTTCCTGCCACCGCACCACTACGATCAGATCTTTACCGCCCACGGCGTTATCATGATCTTCTTCGTGGCGATGCCGCTGGTTATCGGTCTGATGAACGTAGTCGTTCCGCTGCAAATCGGCGCGCGCGACGTGGCGTTCCCGTTCCTGAACAACCTGAGCTTCTGGTTCACCGTTGTCGGCGTTATCCTGGTTAACCTGTCACTGGGTGTGGGTGAATTTGCCCAGACCGGCTGGCTGGCCTACCCGCCGCTGTCGGGAATTGAGTACAGCCCGGGCGTAGGTGTTGATTACTGGATTTGGGCGCTTCAGCTCTCCGGTGTCGGTACCACCCTGACCGGTATCAACTTCTTCGTGACCATCCTGAAGATGCGTGCTCCTGGTATGACGATGTTCAAGATGCCGGTATTTACCTGGGCATCTCTGTGCGCCAACGTACTGATTATCGCGTCGTTCCCAATTCTGACCGTCACCATCGCGCTGCTGACCCTGGATCGCTATCTGGGTACCCATTTCTTCACGAATGATATGGGTGGCAACATGATGATGTACATCAACCTGATTTGGGCCTGGGGTCACCCGGAAGTGTACATCCTGGTTCTGCCGGTGTTCGGTGTGTTCTCCGAAATCGCGGCAACCTTCTCGCGTAAACGTCTGTTTGGTTACACCTCTCTGGTGTGGGCAACCGTGTGTATTACCGTTCTGTCGTTCATCGTCTGGCTGCACCACTTCTTCACCATGGGTGCGGGCGCGAACGTAAACGCCTTCTTCGGTATTACCACCATGATTATCGCGATCCCGACCGGGGTTAAGATCTTCAACTGGCTGTTCACCATGTACCAGGGCCGTATCCAGTTCCACTCCGCCATGCTGTGGACTATCGGCTTCATCGTGACCTTCTCCGTAGGTGGGATGACCGGCGTACTGCTGGCGGTACCGGGTGCTGACTTTGTTCTGCACAACAGTCTGTTCCTGATTGCGCACTTCCATAACGTGATCATCGGCGGCGTCGTCTTCGGCTGCTTCGCTGGCGTGACCTACTGGTGGCCAAAAGCGTTCGGCTTCACCCTGAACGAAAAATGGGGTAAACGCGCGTTCTGGTTCTGGATCATCGGCTTCTTCGTGGCGTTTATGCCGCTGTACGTGCTGGGCTTCATGGGGATGACCCGTCGTCTGAGCCAGCAGATCGATCCGCAGTTCCACCCAATGCTGATGATTGCAGCGGGCGGCGCAGCGCTGATTGCCTGCGGTATTCTGTGCCAGCTGATTCAGTACTACGTGTCTATCCGTGACCGTAACCTGAACCGTGACCTGACCGGTGACCCGTGGGGTGGCCGTACGCTGGAGTGGTCTACCTCTTCTCCACCTCCGTTCTATAACTTTGCCGTCGTGCCGCACATTCATGAGCGTGATGCGTTCTGGGAAATGAAAGAAAAAGGTGAAGCGTACAAGCAACCTGAACATTACGAAGAGATCCATATGCCGAAAAACAGCGGTGCGGGCATCGTGATTGCCGCCTTCGCAACGGTATTTGGTTTCGCAATGATCTGGCACATCTGGTGGATGGCGATTGTTGGCTTCGCTGGCATCGTAATCAGCTGGATTGTGAAGAGCTTTGACGAGGACGTGGACTACTACGTACCAGTCCGTGAAGTTGAAAAGCTGGAAAACCAGCATTTTGACGAGATTTCTAAAGCGGGGCTGAAAAATGGCAACTGATACTCTGGCGCACTCGACTGCCCACGCGCATGAACATGCGCACCATGATACAGGACCGACGAAAGTCTTCGGTTTCTGGATCTACCTGATGAGCGACTGCATCCTGTTCTGCTGTCTGTTCGCAACCTATGCCGTTCTGGTGAACGGCACAGCGGGCGGCCCGACCGGTAAGGACATTTTTGAACTGCCGTTCGTTCTGGTTGAAACCGCACTGCTGTTATTCAGCTCCATCACCTACGGCATGGCGGCTATCGCCATGTACAAAAACAACAAGAGCCAGGTTGTCTCCTGGCTGGCGTTGACCTGGCTGTTTGGTGCTGGCTTTATCGGGATGGAAATCTATGAATTCCATCACCTGATCATGGAAGGCTTCGGCCCGGATCGTAGCGGCTTCCTGTCAGCGTTCTTCGCGCTGGTAGGTACCCACGGTCTGCACGTGACCTCGGGTCTGATCTGGATGGCAGTGCTGATGTTCCAGATCTCCCGTCGCGGCCTGACCAGTACTAACCGTACCCGTATCATGTGCCTGAGCCTGTTCTGGCACTTCCTGGACGTGGTATGGATCTGTGTGTTCTCTGTTGTCTATCTGATGGGGGCGATGTAATGAGTCATTCTAACGATCATGGCGCTTCCCACGGCAGCGTAAAAACCTATATGACAGGTTTCATCCTGTCGATCATTCTGACGGTGATCCCGTTCTGGATGGTGATGAACGGTTCTGCATCCAAGCCGGTTATCCTGGGCGCAATCCTGGTGACCGCGGTGATTCAGATTCTGGTGCATCTGGTTTGCTTCCTGCACATGAACACCAAGTCCGATGAAGGCTGGAACATGACGGCCTTTATCTTTACCGTGATTATCATCGCTATCCTGGTAGTCGGTTCCATCTGGATTATGTGGAACCTTAACTACAACATGATGGTTCACTAAGAGCGGCGAGTATGTTTAAGCAATACCTGCAAGTCACGAAACCAGGCATCATCTTTGGCAACCTGATCTCCGTAATCGGAGGGTTCCTGCTGGCCTCTAAAGGCAGCATTGATTACGCCCTCTTTATTTACACGCTGGTCGGTGTGTCACTGGTGGTTGCGTCCGGTTGTGTATTTAACAACTACATCGACATGGATATCGACAAGAAGATGGAAAGGACCAAAAATCGGGTGCTGGTTAAAGGCCTGATTGCCCCTTCCGTCTCGCTGGTGTACGCCACCTTGCTGGGTATTGCTGGCTTTATGCTGCTGTGGTTTGGTGCTAACCCGTTGGCCTGCTGGCTGGGGGTGATGGGGTTCGTGGTGTATGTGGGCGTCTACAGCCTGTATATGAAACGTCACTCCGTCTACGGCACGCTGATTGGTTCTCTCTCCGGCGCTGCGCCGCCGGTGATTGGCTACTGCGCCGTCACGAACGAGTTCGACAGCGGTGCGCTCATCCTGCTGGCTATCTTTAGCCTGTGGCAGATGCCGCACTCCTACGCCATCGCGATTTTCCGCTTTAAGGATTATCAGGCGGCGAACATTCCGGTTCTGCCGGTCGTGAAAGGCATTTCAGTTGCCAAAAACCACATCACGCTGTACATCATCGCTTTTGCTGTGGCAACGCTGATGCTCTCTCTGGGCGGTTACGCCGGATATAAATATCTGGTGGTAGCAGCCGCGGTGAGCGTCTGGTGGCTCGGCATGGCTCTGCGCGGTTACAAAGTGGAAGATGACAAAGTCTGGGCACGTAAGCTGTTTGTGTTCTCAATTGTCGCCATCACCTCTCTGTCCGTGATGATGTCCGTCGACTTCATGGTGCCAGATTCACAAAACCTGCTGACTTACGTCTGGTAAGCTGGCTGAAGTGAAAACGCCGGGTTTAGCCCGGCGTTTTTTTTTGGTGCGGCGTCACCCCTTTCTTCAACAGTATATTGCCGTATTTCGCGGTCTCCCCCGTCACCACAATGGCGTACGCTTTCTGTGCCCGCGCATAAAACGCATACCGATCGATACGCGTAATCCCCTCCCCTTCCGCCTCACCGAAGAGTGCGTGGCGATAGCGCGCTTCCACCCGTATATCAAGCGTATCCCCGTCGACAGGGGCCATCATCACCAGCGGTGGCGCATAGCTGTCGAGTTCAAACAGCGGGATCACCGCCGCCAGCAAATCGCTGACGAGCAGGCCATCTGCGCGGATCACCTTTGGCCCCAGGCTGTGCGCGGGAAAGTGCGCATCTGCAAAAATAATCTCGTCACCATGGCCCATTTCTGCCAGCGTTTTCAGCAGCTCGGGTGAAATCAGTGGGGATATCGTTTTAAGCACGGGTTTGCTCCTCAGGATAGAAATAACGGTAACGATAGTGGACCCGATCGCGAGCAGCCTCAGCGCTGGCCGTTTCTCCGACGCCCCACCATCCGTATAAAGACGCCCCCAGCACGGTCGTATCAGCGTCTTCAAGCACCTTCACCGGGATCCCAAGCGCATTGGCCTTAAGCTGGTTCCACAGCCTGTTGCGGCTCCCTCCCCCCACCAGCAGGAGTTCACGCGCCTTAAACTGCGCAATCGCCTCCAGCGCCAGGAGGTTTTCTTGCAGATGCACCGTGAGTCCTTCCAGGGCTGCGCGGTAAAAATGCGCTGGCGTGGTGTTGAGCGTCACGCCCTGCCAGCCCGCGAGCGGAGAATCGAGCAGTTGGGTATTCATCGTGACGCCATCCGCGCCGTGCGGGATCGCCGCCGCCTGAGTCAGAATGGTGTCCCAGTCGGCATCAGGCGACCAGAACAGCGCGCGGATCCACTCCAGCACGCCAGACGCCAGATATTGCAGTCCCGGATTATAAAGCCCCGTCCGGCTATCCAGTTCGCAGGTTGCGCCCGGGTATTGCACCAGCGAAGCGGTATTAACCTGCGAGGTGCGCGCCATCAAAATCTCCCAGGTTCCCGACGAGAGAACCGGCTCATTAACCCCCGCACCGGCACCAAAAAGGGCGAACTGCGTGTCGTGCCCGGCGGAGATCACCGGCACGCCGCAGGGCAATCCGAGCCTGGATGCCGCGTCGGGCTGCAATTCACCCATCATTTCGCCGGGGGAAACCAGCGGCGGGAAAAGGAAATGAGGGACGCCTGTCTTGCTTAAGATCGTTTCGCTGAAGCGCCGCTGATGGAGATCGAACATCTGGCTGGTACCGGCCATCGTGAGATCGGTCGTCATCTTTCCGGTCAGGCGATGGTTGATAAGCGAGGAGATAAAAAGCCAGGCGTGAGCACGCTGTAACAGTTCGGGATGGTTGTCCTGAAGCCAACGTAACTTATACAACGTGTTAAAACTAAACTGGCCAACGCCGGTGATCTGCTGTAGCTCAGCCGGAGAGCACGAACGGGCAACCGCCTCCATCACCGGCACGGTGCGGGGGCATTTCCAGCTAATGATCGGGTAAAGCAGCGCTCCACGCTCATCCACCAGCGCGCCATCCACGCCAAAGGTCGTCACACTCATTCCGCACAGGTCATGCTCGCTCAGCACTGCGCTGATTTTCTGACAACAGACGGCAAAACGTTGCATGATGGCGTCGAGCGACCACTGGTGCCAGGCCGGATTTTCAGCGGCGCTCTCGCTTTCATTTGCCACCGCGGCGCGCGCCACAATATTCCCTTCGGGATCCAGCGCAATGGCGCGCACATTAGTCGCGCCACAATCGAGAACCAGAAAACATTTTTTCATCGCGGTCCCCACAGGCTGCCAGCCCGCCAGAGCAGGCTGGCAGGCCGGCTTAATGTTTGTATAACGGTCCGTAATTTTCACAGGCGCGGTAATCCTGCCCTTCTGGATCCATACCGTGAGCGCCCCAGGCCGTCGGCCGATAAATCAGCGCCTCCGGCACGTTATGCATGCACACAGGGATGCGCAGCATGGACGCCAGGGTGATGAAATCAGCCCCGACGTGCCCGACGGTTAATACCCCGTGGTTAGCGCCCCAGTTCGCCATCACTGAATAGACGTCGCTGAACGGGCCTTTCCCGGTCAGGCGTGGGGCAAACCAGGTGGTCGGCCAGGTTGAATCGGTGCGCTGATTCAGAATGTCATGCACCTGTTCCGGCAACTCAACGCTCCAGCCTTCCGCTATCTGTAATACCGGCCCCACACCCTTGATGAGGTTTACGCGGGTCATGGTAAATGGCACGCCACCCCGGGTGAGGAAGTTTGATGAGAAACCGCCCCCGCGGAAGTATTCATGCACCGCCGGACACCAGTGGGTTGCGGCCAGGCACGCGCTGGCTTCCTGCTCAGTAATGTCCCAGTGCGGTTTCAGGGTCGGTTTTCCCTCTGCGTCTTTCTGCTCCGCGGTACCGTCCAGCGCCGCAGAGCCGGAGTTGATCAGATGAATAATGCCGTGTTCAGCCCGTCCAGTGAGCTTCTGGCCGGTCACACGCTCCACCGACTCCGGCGACCAGTAGGTGCGTACATCAGCAAATATCTGCGCGGTACCGGTCATCAGGTGCCCAAACAGCATCGCTACCCCGTTCAGGCTGTCATTTTCCGTCGCCACCACGAACGGCTGGCGAATTCCGTTCCAGTCGAAGGAGCTGTTCAGCAGCGCTTCTGCGGTATCGCCATTCGGATAGTGATCCGTCCAGTGGCGCTGCCCCTGGAAGCCGGACGCAATGGCGTTATAGCCCAGCGATTCCTCCACGCGGCCCATCGCAGCAAGTTTGGGGTTGCCCTGCATCATGTCGCGAATGCACATCGCCATCAGCAGGCTTTCCCGCAAAATCGCGGCATTTTCCTGTTCATTGCGGCGATACTGCGCCGCGTTTTTATCCTCGCCGAAACGGAAATGTGCTTGCGCCCAGTCCAGGGCCAGCTCAAGTTCTTGTTCGTCGTAAATCTTATGATCGATGCGGCGGCGCAGTTCGGTCATATCCACCGCCTGCACCTTCATCCCCAGCCAGGATTCAAAGAAGTTGTGATCGACAATCGAGCCAGCGATCCCCATCGAGACGCCGCCCACCGACAGATAACTTTTCCCCTTCATGCTGGCGACCGCCAGGCCCGCCCGGGCAAAGCGCAACAGTTTTTCCTCAACGTCTGCCGGGATGGCCTCATCGCCCGCATCCTGTACATCGTGGCCGTAAATGGAAAACGCCGGGATCCCTTTCTGATTATGCGCCGCCAGCGCCGCCGCAAGGTATACCGCCCCCGGACGCTCGGTGCCGTTAAAGCCCCAGATCGCTTTCGGGCGCAGCGGATCCATATCTATGGTTTCACTCCCGTAACACCAGCAGGGGGTGACGGTGATCGTCAGACCCACGTGGCACGTGCTGAACTTCTCTTCACACGCGGCAGACTCCGCCATTCCGGCAATACAGCTATCAGCAATCACGCACTCGACGGGCGTACCGCAGGGGTGGCGTAATTTTTCACTGAGTAGCGCCGCCGTGGCTTTCGCCATGTTCATGGTCTGCTCTTCCAGAGACTCGCGTACCCCCATTCGGCGGCCATCAATAACAGGTCGAATGCCAATCCGGGGTAACGCTTTTATCGTTTTCATAGCCCTTCCTCACGTTGGTTAACCTATCCGTCTCAGGGGGCATCGCCGTGAAAAAGCGCCCGGGCAGCACCGTGAACGGAAAGCGGTGAAATTTGCTAACTCGAATTAGCTTAGGGTTCACTCTAAAAATGAGACAAGGTAAATGTGCAGGATCTGTGAGCAAATTCACGATGAGAGGTCAAAATTCGATCAGCGTCAGGTATTACGATTCAGCAAAATTAAAATATATTTTTTAAATTCAATCAAATAACAAAATACCTTTGCACGACGTCACAATTTGAATACAAATGATTTGGCTAAATTATGACCCTAAAATAGCTTTTAAGGACGAAAGCTAAGTCGAGTTAGCTTATTAACCACATCACTGTGCCTTGTGATTCATTGCCTTTCCAACACAGGAATTTTGCAATGTCAGAGACTCTTATTCAGATGACGCGCATCACCAAACGCTTTCCCGGCGTGCTGGCGCTGAATCAGGTTGATTTCGATTTACGCCGCGGCGAAGTTCATGCCCTGTTAGGTGAAAATGGTGCCGGAAAATCGACGCTAATGAAAATATTGTCCGGTGTTTACCAGCCCGATGCCGGTGAAATTCGCTTTGAAGGGCAATCCATATCATTCAGCGATCCGCTAAGTGCTCAGCACGCAGGTATTACGATTATCCATCAGGAATTTAATCTCTTTCCCGATTTAACCGTGGAAGAAAATATCTTTATTGGCCGTGAGTTCTGCAAAAATAGTCGCTGGCAGTTAGATAAACGCGCCCAGCGACAGGCAGTTGAGAAAATACTGCACACGCTGAATTTAAAAATCGCCCCTGACACCCGCGTCAGTGAATTAACCGTAGCCCAGCAGCAGATGGTGGAAATTGCCAAAGCGATTTCGGTTAATGCCAAAGTGCTGATCATGGATGAACCCACAGCCGCCCTGACTGAAAGTGAAATTGAGAGTCTGTTTGACGTCACGCGGATGCTCAAGGCTCAGGGCACGGGGATTGTCTATATTTCGCACCGTCTGGAAGAGCTGGCGCTGATCGCCGATCGCGCCACCGTCATGCGCGACGGACAATACATCGCCACCGTGGATTACGAAACGGTCCAGATTGGCGAGCTTATCGCCATGATGGTTGGCCGCAATCTCGATAACATCTACCCAAAACGCCCGCCGCCTCAGCGTAGAGAAAAAGTGCTGGAGGTGAACGGCCTGTCGCGTAACGGCGTACTGCATGACATCACCTTCACCCTCTGGCGCGGTGAGATCCTCGGCCTCGCTGGCTTAATGGGCTCAGGCCGAACGGAACTGGGCCGTGCCCTGTTCGGTGCCGATGCGATCGACGGCGGTACCCTGACGCTGAACGGTATCCCCACCCGAATTAAAGACGTGGCTGACGCCATTGAAAAAGGCATCAGCTATTTAACAGAAGACCGCAAAAAAGAGGGACTCGCCCTCGGCCTTTCCGTTGAGATGAACATTATGCTCGGCAATTATCCGGACTACGCCGGTGCCGCGGGTCATGTCAACGAAAAACGCTGCCGGGAGGCCAGCCAGAAACTGGTGGATGCACTGCGAATAAAAACGCCGCATCTGGAACAGGCGGCACTGAATTTAAGCGGCGGTAATCAACAGAAGATCATTATTGCCCGCTGGGTCTGTAAAGACACCGATATTTTAATTTTTGATGAGCCAACCCGGGGAATTGATGTCGGCGCCAGGCGGGAAATTTATGAATTAATGAACCGCCTTGTCGCGAAAGGTAAATCGATCATCATGATTTCATCCGAACTGCCGGAAGTATTAGGAATGTGCGACCGCATACTCGTGATGCGCAGCGGCCGCATAGCCGGTGAAATAGAGGCTGAGCACGCCACCCAGGAAAAAATCATGCAATACGCCACGCTGGAGGATTAATCATGCCCGTTACCGTTCCATCGCCGCAAAGCGGAAACCCTACGATGAAAATAAATAAAGCGCTCCTGATGCGTCTGGCGCCCCTTTTAAGTCTGGTGCTGCTGGTTCTGTTTTTCAGCTTCAGCTCACCGTTCTTCTTTAATACTGAAAATATCATGACTATCGCCCTGCAAACGGCGGTGATTGGCATCATGGCCATTGGCGTGACCTTTGTGATTATTACCGCCGGGATCGACCTGTCACTCGGATCGGTGGTGGCGTTCTCCGGTGTTGCCGTTGGCATAACCGCCGGGTTTGGTATGCCGCTGCCGGTCTGTATTCTGGCGGGCGTGCTGGCCGGTGGCGTATGCGGGTATGTGAACGCCTTTCTGGTCACCAAAATGACCATTCCACCGTTTATTGCCACCCTCGGCCTGATGATGTCGGTACGCGGCATCAATATGGTGATGACCGATGGCCGCGCGATCTATTTTTCTGACTACCCACAGTTCAAGCTGCTGGCGCAGGGTCGCCTGTTCGACATTCTGCCTTATCCGGTGTTCTACCTGGTCATCGTGGCGCTGATCGCCATGTGGATCCTGAAGAAAACGGTGATGGGCCGCTATATCTACGCAGTCGGCAGCAATGAAACGGCGGCACATCTTTCCGGGATCAACGTCCAGCGCGTGAAAATTTTCGTTTACGCCTTCTGCGGTCTGTTAACCGGCGTGGCCGGGGTGATCCTCGCCTCTCGTCTCAACTCCGGCCAGCCAACCGTAGGCGTGGGTTATGAGCTGGAAGCTATTGCGGCGGTCGTGATCGGCGGGACCAGTCTGATGGGCGGCGTGGGCACCATTGGCGGCACCATCATAGGCGCGTTCATTATGAGCGTGCTGAAGAACGGCCTCAATCTCATGGGCGTGTCCCAGTTCTGGCAGATGGTGGCAATGGGCGTGGTCGTCGTTGCCGCCGTCTACCTGGACACGTTACGTAAAAGAATGCGTTAGGTTCTCGATACAACAAGCCCTGCCAACCCTACAACGGAGCAAAATAATGAAAACCAGCCATATCCTGAGCGCCCTGTCGCTCGTTGCCATCCTGTCCAGCAGCGCGCTGGCCAAAGATTTAAACCTGCCGGTGGTCAGTAAAGGTTACCAGCACGAATTCTGGCAGACGGTCAAAATGGGGACGGAAGCTGCCGCAAAAGAGTTAGGTGATAAAACCAGCTACGTTGGCCCTGCCGATGAAACGCAAATCGCCGAGCAGATCCAGCTAGTCGAAAACACCATGGCACAAAAGCCAAACGGCCTGTTGCTGGCTGCCCTTGATGCAAACGCCCTTGCCCCGCTGGTGGAAACCGCCAACAGCCGGGGGATCAAAGTGGTGACCTTCGACTCAGGCGTGAACTCCGATATCCCGGCCAGCTTTGTCGCCACCAATAACCGTAAGGCGGGCGCACAGGCGGCGGATGCGCTGGCGGAGCAGGTTGGCCAGAAGGGGAAAGT is a window of Enterobacter hormaechei ATCC 49162 DNA encoding:
- the cyoA gene encoding cytochrome o ubiquinol oxidase subunit II; the encoded protein is MRLRKYNKSLGWLSLFAGTVLLSGCDSALLDPKGQIGLEQRSLILTAFGLMLIVVIPAILMAVGFAWKYRASNKDAKYSPNWSHSNKVEAVVWTVPILIILFLAVLTWKTTHALEPSKPLVHDEKPITIEVVSMDWKWFFIYPEQGIATVNEIAFPANTPVQFKVTSNSVMNSFFIPRLGSQIYAMAGMQTNLHLIANEAGTYDGISASYSGPGFSGMKFKAIATPDRATFDQWVAKAKQSPNTMSDMAAFEKVAAPSEYNKVEYFSNVKPNLFKDVIGKFMDHGMSMDMTQPEGEHNTHQGMEGMDMSHAETAH
- the cyoB gene encoding cytochrome o ubiquinol oxidase subunit I, whose product is MFGKLTLDAVPYHEPIIMVTIAAIIIGGAALVGLITYFGKWSYLWNEWLTSVDHKKLGIMYCIVGIVMLIRGFADAIMMRSQQALASAGEAGFLPPHHYDQIFTAHGVIMIFFVAMPLVIGLMNVVVPLQIGARDVAFPFLNNLSFWFTVVGVILVNLSLGVGEFAQTGWLAYPPLSGIEYSPGVGVDYWIWALQLSGVGTTLTGINFFVTILKMRAPGMTMFKMPVFTWASLCANVLIIASFPILTVTIALLTLDRYLGTHFFTNDMGGNMMMYINLIWAWGHPEVYILVLPVFGVFSEIAATFSRKRLFGYTSLVWATVCITVLSFIVWLHHFFTMGAGANVNAFFGITTMIIAIPTGVKIFNWLFTMYQGRIQFHSAMLWTIGFIVTFSVGGMTGVLLAVPGADFVLHNSLFLIAHFHNVIIGGVVFGCFAGVTYWWPKAFGFTLNEKWGKRAFWFWIIGFFVAFMPLYVLGFMGMTRRLSQQIDPQFHPMLMIAAGGAALIACGILCQLIQYYVSIRDRNLNRDLTGDPWGGRTLEWSTSSPPPFYNFAVVPHIHERDAFWEMKEKGEAYKQPEHYEEIHMPKNSGAGIVIAAFATVFGFAMIWHIWWMAIVGFAGIVISWIVKSFDEDVDYYVPVREVEKLENQHFDEISKAGLKNGN
- a CDS encoding cytochrome o ubiquinol oxidase subunit III, which translates into the protein MATDTLAHSTAHAHEHAHHDTGPTKVFGFWIYLMSDCILFCCLFATYAVLVNGTAGGPTGKDIFELPFVLVETALLLFSSITYGMAAIAMYKNNKSQVVSWLALTWLFGAGFIGMEIYEFHHLIMEGFGPDRSGFLSAFFALVGTHGLHVTSGLIWMAVLMFQISRRGLTSTNRTRIMCLSLFWHFLDVVWICVFSVVYLMGAM
- a CDS encoding cytochrome o ubiquinol oxidase subunit IV is translated as MSHSNDHGASHGSVKTYMTGFILSIILTVIPFWMVMNGSASKPVILGAILVTAVIQILVHLVCFLHMNTKSDEGWNMTAFIFTVIIIAILVVGSIWIMWNLNYNMMVH
- the cyoE gene encoding heme o synthase; its protein translation is MFKQYLQVTKPGIIFGNLISVIGGFLLASKGSIDYALFIYTLVGVSLVVASGCVFNNYIDMDIDKKMERTKNRVLVKGLIAPSVSLVYATLLGIAGFMLLWFGANPLACWLGVMGFVVYVGVYSLYMKRHSVYGTLIGSLSGAAPPVIGYCAVTNEFDSGALILLAIFSLWQMPHSYAIAIFRFKDYQAANIPVLPVVKGISVAKNHITLYIIAFAVATLMLSLGGYAGYKYLVVAAAVSVWWLGMALRGYKVEDDKVWARKLFVFSIVAITSLSVMMSVDFMVPDSQNLLTYVW
- the fucU gene encoding L-fucose mutarotase, translated to MLKTISPLISPELLKTLAEMGHGDEIIFADAHFPAHSLGPKVIRADGLLVSDLLAAVIPLFELDSYAPPLVMMAPVDGDTLDIRVEARYRHALFGEAEGEGITRIDRYAFYARAQKAYAIVVTGETAKYGNILLKKGVTPHQKKTPG
- the fucK gene encoding L-fuculokinase; this encodes MKKCFLVLDCGATNVRAIALDPEGNIVARAAVANESESAAENPAWHQWSLDAIMQRFAVCCQKISAVLSEHDLCGMSVTTFGVDGALVDERGALLYPIISWKCPRTVPVMEAVARSCSPAELQQITGVGQFSFNTLYKLRWLQDNHPELLQRAHAWLFISSLINHRLTGKMTTDLTMAGTSQMFDLHQRRFSETILSKTGVPHFLFPPLVSPGEMMGELQPDAASRLGLPCGVPVISAGHDTQFALFGAGAGVNEPVLSSGTWEILMARTSQVNTASLVQYPGATCELDSRTGLYNPGLQYLASGVLEWIRALFWSPDADWDTILTQAAAIPHGADGVTMNTQLLDSPLAGWQGVTLNTTPAHFYRAALEGLTVHLQENLLALEAIAQFKARELLLVGGGSRNRLWNQLKANALGIPVKVLEDADTTVLGASLYGWWGVGETASAEAARDRVHYRYRYFYPEEQTRA